A window of Streptomyces sp. NBC_01224 genomic DNA:
ATGGGGCAAGGTGTCGGGAACTCGGCGTGCGGCTCGGGAGTAGGTCAGGTAGGGACAATGCGTACGGGACACCGGGGGCGATGCGTACGCGGACGGGTGGAGCGGATGGAACGGATCGATGGGACCGGACCCGGGGAACAGGGTGCGGGGCGGCCGGAGCGTGCCCGGGAGCAGGTGGCGGGCGCGGCCCGTCCCGCGCCCGGCGGCCGCCCGGCCCCCCTCGCCTCGTTCGCGTACACCGCAGCCGACGAGGAGAAGCGTCGCGGTGTACGCCGGATGAAGACCACGGCCACGGGCCTCCTTCTGCTGGTCGCGCTCGTGTACGTCCTCGCCACCTGGGCGAAGAACGTGGGTGTGGGCGGCTGGCCGGGCTTCGTCGCCGCGGCCGCCGAGGCGGGGATGGTGGGTGCGCTGGCCGACTGGTTCGCCGTCACGGCGCTGTTCAAGCGTCCGCTCGGCCTGCCGATCCCGCACACCGCCATCATCCCCACCAAAAAAGACCAGCTGGGAGCCTCCTTGGGTTCCTTCGTCGGCGAGAATTTTCTCTCCGGCGATGTCGTACGCAGCCGCATCCACGCCCTGGGTGTCGGTGGCCGGCTCGGTGCCTGGCTGGCCGAGCCGGATCACGCCGACCGGGTGACCGCCGAGCTGTCGACCGCGCTGCGCGGCGCGCTGACGGTGCTGCGGGACTCCGATGTGCAGGCCGTGGTGGGTGAGGCGATCACCCGGCGGGCCAATGCGGCGGAGATCGGTCCCGGCCTCGGCAAGATGCTGGAGAAGATCGTCGCGGACGGCGGCCACCGCAGGATGGTGGACCTGATCTGTGTGCGCGCCCACGACTGGCTGGTGCTGCACAGCGATTCCGTGATGGACGCGGTGCAGGGCGGGGCACCGGGCTGGACGCCGCGGTTCGTCGACAAGCGGGTGGGGGAGCGGGTCTACAAGGAACTGCTGCGCTTCATCACGGAGATGCGGGACATGCCGGGGCACCCGGCGCGCGGTTCGATCGACACGTTCCTGACGGACTTCGCGGCCGACCTCCAGACGGACTCGGACACCCGGGCACGGGTGGAGCGGCTGAAGTCGGAGATCCTGGGGCGCGGCGAGGTCCAGGAGGTCATCGCATCGGCCTGGTCGTCGGTGCGCACGATGATGATCGCGGCTGCGGACGACGAGCAGAGCGAGCTGCGGCTGCGCGCGCGGGCCTCACTGCTGACGTTCGGCGCGCGGCTGGCGACGGACGGGCGGATGCAGGCCAAGCTGGAGGGCTGGCTGGAGGACGCGGCGGTCTATGTCGTCACGACGTACCGCGCGGAGATCACGTCGCTGATCAGTGACACGGTCGCGAGCTGGGACGCGGACCAGACATCGAAGAAGATCGAGGCGCACATCGGCCGTGACCTGCAGTTCATCCGGATCAACGGCACGGTGGTGGGTGCGCTGGCGGGGCTGCTGATCTATACGGTGTCGCGGGCACTGGGGGCGTAGGGCCCGGGGTTCCGGCTCGTCGGAGCCTTGAGGGTTCCGGGCGCGTACCCGTCCTGTCGTACGGATACGCACCCGGCTTACGCGGGGGAGTGCCCTTGAATACGCACATGGTCCCGCCCGCGTTCAACGCATCCGGCAGATGATCAGCGGCTGATCACCGGCAATCCGTACGCGATTCAGGCGGCCCGGCGGGTGACCGCCCACGACGCGGCGGCCACGCCGCCCGCCACGGCGAAGACGGCGGGCCAGGCGCCGACCTTCTTGGCCAGCGGATGAGAACCGGCGAACGCGGCGACATACGCGGTGGTCAGCCCGACGGCCGCGCGCGGCCCGGCCTGCCGGTTCCACTCGTACGCGGCGACGCTGCCCGCGGCGGCGAGGGCGACTCCGCCCAGCGGCCGCTTCTTGGTCCACCGTGCGACGGCGTACCCGCCGACCAGCCCGCTCGCCGCCACCGCCGCTGCCGGAACCTTCGCCATCGCAGCCACCTTCGCCTTCTTGTCTGAGTTGTCCGGACCCGGAGCCCGGGTTCTTCGAGGCTAACGCGGCGTGCGGACTTCCTGTCGCCGAGGGGGTGCACAGGCGTTTACTCTTGGGGGTGAACGAGCGTGCACCCCTGCGCGAAGCCCCTGCCGCCGAGCACCGTACGGAGAGTCATGCCCGCGGACATACCTGCCCCGACCGCCACCACGGATGTGGCCCCGCATCCCCGTTTCGCCGTAGGCGTCCTCGCGTTCTGCGGTGTCGTGGTCGCGGTCATGCAGACGATCGTCGTCCCGCTCCTCCCGCACATCCCGGCCCTCACCGGCGCGACCCCCGCCGCCGCGAGTTGGCTGGTCACCGTCACCCTCCTCACCGGTGCCGTCTTCACACCCGTCCTGGGCCGGGTCGGTGACATGTACGGCAAGCGGCGGGTGCTCGTCGCCTCGCTCATGGTGCTGGTGGTGGGCTCGGTCCTGTGTGCGGTCAGCTCCCACATCGGGGTGTTGATCACCGGCCGCGCCCTGCAGGGTGCGGCGCTCGCCGTCGTGCCGCTGGGCATCAGCATCCTGCGCGACGAACTCCCGCCCGAGCGTGTGCTGTCCGCCGTGGCGCTGATGAGCTCGACGCTCGGCATCGGCGCGGCGGTCGGGCTGCCGGTCGCGGCGCTCGTCGTCGAGAACTTCGACTGGCACACGATGTTCTGGGTCTCGGGAGTGATCGGCGTCATCGACATCGTGCTGGTGCTGTGGTGCGTACCGGAATCCCCGCTCCGCACCCGCGGCCGTTTCGACGCCGTCGGTGCGCTGGGGCTGTCCGGGGCCCTGGTCTGCCTGCTGCTCGCGGTCACCCAGGGCGCCGACTGGGGCTGGGCGTCGGCGCGGACGGTCGGTCTGCTGGTGGCCGCCGTCGTCGTGGCGCTGGTCTGGGGTGCGTACGAGCTCCGCGTCCCGACGCCGATGGTCGATCTGCGGGTCTCGGCCCGTCCGGCCGTCCTGCTCACCAACGTGGCCGCCCTGCTGATCGGCTTCGCCTTCTATGCGAACTCCCTGGTCACCGCGCAGATGGTGCAGGAGCCGAAGGCGACGGGTTACGGGCTCGGCGCCTCGCTCGTCGTCAGCGGGCTGTGTCTGCTGCCGGGCGGCGTGATGATGGTGGCGCTCTCGCCGGTCTCGGCGCGGATCTCCGCGAAGTACGGTCCGAAGGTGAGCCTTGCGCTGGCGGCGGGCGTGATCGCGGCCGGATATGTGGTGCGGTACTTCACCAGCCACAGCCTCTGGATGATCATCGCCGGTGCGACGGTCGTCGCCTCCGGCACGGCCATCGCGTACTCGGCGCTGCCCGCGCTGGTCATGCGCGGCGTCCCGGTCAGCGAGACGGGCGCGGCCAATGGTCTCAACACCTTGATGCGGTCGATCGGGCAGGCCTTCTGCAGTGCGACGGTGGCCGCGGTCCTCGCCGACATCACGTTCCTGGTGGGCGGCCGGACGGCCCCGACGCTCCACGCCTACCAGGTGGTCTTCCTGATCGCGGCGGGCGCGGCGCTCGCGGCGATGCTGGTCACGCTGTGCCTGCCGGGCGGCCGTACGCCCACGGCGGGTACGGTCGAAGAGAGCCGCAACGCCCCGGGCGACCGGAAGAACGGTGTGCGGACGATGCCGATCCAGGAGGGCGCATGACCAGCCGCCAGGCCACCGTTCCGGCCCCGGCTCCGGCCCCGGGACCGGAGCCGACCGCTGTCGATCCGGGCACGGGCCGGGACGCGATCCTGCGCGCCGCCCGCAGGGCGTTCACACAGCGCCCCTACGCCGAGGTGACCATAAGGGGGATCGCGGCCGACGCCGGAGTGAGCCCGTCCCTGGTCGTCAAGCACTTCGGCCGCAAGGAAGAACTCTTCAACACCGTCGCCGACTTCGGCCCCGCAGCCGCCGAACTCTTCGACGCCCCGATCGACATGCTGGGCCGCCACATGGTGGTGACGTTGATGAGCCGCCGCCGGGAACTGCAGTCCGACCCACTGCTGCGGGTCGTCTTCTCGCTCGGCAACCGCGACGAACGCTCCCTGCTGCGCGACCGCTTCCACGAACAGGTCACCGACGCCCTGGCCGCCCGCCTCACTGGCCCCGAACGCACCCTGCGCGCCGAATTGATCGCCGGCCACCTCCTCGGCCTCGGCGCCACCCTCAGCCTCCACCGCGAGGGCGCAGGCGCCCAGGCCACCCCCGAACACATCGCGGACCTGTATGCGCCCGCGCTGCAGACCCTGATCACGGGGTGAGGGGCGGGGGCGACGCCGGACCGGGGATGTAAGGTCTGGCCCAACCGGAAGAGGGGGGCCTCATGTTCATCCGTACCAACACGCGCGGCGCTGCAACAGCCGTGGCCGCGGCAGCGGTTCTCGGAGCGTTCCTGGTGGGCTGCACCAGCGTCTCCACGTCGCAGGGGCCGGGTGACGACGTTCCCTATGCGGCGCCGTCCGCGAACGCGTCGGCCATGGTCAAGGCGGCCGACGACGCCGCCGCGGCGAAGAGCGCCTCGGACGAGGCGAGTGCGGGAGCGGAGGCGGCCGAGGCCGCCGGGAACAGTCCGGAGGCCGTACGCGACGCCTTCGCGGGTCTCCAGGCCACGCTGAAGGACAACTGCACCCCCGGGTCGGCGAACTGCGCCTACTTCCTGGGCCGGGTCAACGTTGAACTGGCGCGCCTGGACAAGGCCATGAAGGCGGACGCTCAGGGCCCCGGCCGCTTCAAGGAGCCGCTGGCCTGGATCAGCACCCTGCGCAAGACGCTGAACGGTGACACCTCGACAGCCAACCTGGAGAAGCACCGCTCCGAACTGATCGGCACCCGCGACCGCATCAACACCTGGATGCAGGGCCACCCGGAGGACTACCGCTGACGGTCGCCGTCCTGCGCCGACCGGGCCGGGCGGGCGGCGCCGTCACGGGTGGTAGAGCGCCCGGGACCGGCCCTGGTCGACCGCCCCACCCTCTTCCGCAGGCAGGCCCACATGCAGGAAATAGTCCGCCTGCCACTCCTGTGTACGTCCGGCCTGGCGATTGGTCGTCGTCACCCAGGGCGGGTAGACGCGGAAGGCGCGCTTCCCGCCGGAGCCGTTCCGAGACACGATGCCCCGCTCGCAGAGCACGTCCCGTGGAAACACGAACTGCCCGAAATGGTCGGCTTCACGGGTGCTGATGACGAAGAGACCGACGGGGTCCTCGGAGTCGTAGGGCTGAATCGGCCCACCGGCGGACCGCTTCCACACCGTCACGAACTGGCCGACCTTCGTCGGGGTCGTCCTGGCCACCCGGAACCTGACGGCGGCGCCGTCCACGGTGAATACATGCGCCCCGTACTCGGCGCTCTCCGCCTCGGGCGCCGGCCGGGAACATACGAAACCGCACGGGTCGTAAACCAGAGACTTCGCCGCGAGAAGGTCGGCGTGCATCGACCCGTCGCACGACCAGGGCTCGGGTGCGGGTCCGGGCCCACAAGACGTCATCATTCACCCCATTCTGTCATCGTGCCGCAGGCGGGCGCCGACGAGTGCATGGGGCCGGCTGCCCCCGGGCTCGGACGCCGTGGCTGACCCCGAAGCCCCGCCCGACCGGCGGGCTTAGCCATGCCCGCCCCCGGCCGGTCCGCCGCCCTCCTGTCGGTATGATCGGCGTACAATTTGAACTCGTTCAAAAGGGGGAACGGTTCATGCCTGAGCCGACCGTGCCCGACCCGACCGACACACCCGCCGTCGCCCTGGGCCCCACCGCACTTGTTCTCGGCGCCGCCTCCGCCATAGGTGCATGGGTGCCCGCGTTCGCCACGTTCCCAGGGGCGATCATCGCCGGAGCCCTCGCCGTCACCCTTGGCGCAGCGGGCATCCACTACGCCCGCCACGGCACCGGCCGCCTGTGGACCGCAATCGCCGGAACCACCCTCGGCACCATCGGAGTCGTCGGCACCATCACCCTCATCTGGGCGATCAGCGCCTGAGCCCCGAGCCCCCGCCGGGAGTCGCTCGACCCGCCCGACTCCCACCGGGCGGGCCGCAGCTGCGTCGCCCTAGCCGCGATCGATCTGCGCGGCCCGCCCCGTGAGCAGCCCGAGCACCTGTCCCAGCTGCTCGCGGGCGCCCGGATCGGTGATGATCCCCTCCGCGTCGACCGCGTTCCGGTCCACGGTGATCCGTACGCAGGCCGACTCCACGATGTCCGCACCGGTGTAGCCGAGCACCGTCCGCAGCGTGGCCTCGGCGCCCTGGCCACGGCCGGGGGCGGCGGCGTTCACCCACGCGGTCGGCTTGTCGCAGATCTCGGTGCCGCCGACCGTCCAGTCCAGCAGGTTCTTGAACGCCCCCGGCAGGGTCCCCGCGTACTCCGGCGTACAGACCAGAACGGCATCCGCCTCGTCGATCGCCGTACGCAGCGCGGCCACCGGCTCCGGCAGGGGCTCGGCGTCGTCATCGGGATTGAAGTGCGGGAGTGCCGCGAGGCCACCGTAGAGAACGGTCCGTACGCCCGCAGGCGCCACGGCCTGCACGGTGCGCAGCACGGTCTCGTTGGAGGAACCGCTGCGCAGGCTTCCGGACAGCAAAAGGATCACACGGGGCGTCGACATGTCCGGTCAACCAGTGACGGCAGGGCCTCATTCCCCTGACCACGCCACCCCGGCACGAGCGCGGCCGGCTCGTACCGGGGTGGGCGGTCGGAAGGTGGTGGCGGGATCAGCTGAAGGCGACGGAACGGAGCTTCAGCCGGTCGGAGGCGTGGCCGCCGTGCGGCCGGAGGAGGAAGAAGTCGCCCTCGCAGTCGACGCCGGTGAAGACAACGGCGGTCGCGTCGGTGTTGTTCCACGGAGAGTGGGCGGGGTTCGACGAACCGGGGTCGGCGACCTCGGGCAGGGTGATGCACACCCTGCTCGGCGGGTCGATCAGGAAGGCGACCTGCGGGGAGCCGTCGAGACCGCTGTATGTGTAGCTGAAGTCTCCGGAGGCCGCGTCGGCCGAGGTCGGCACAGCGACGATGAGCGCGAGCGCGCCGAAGGCGGCAGCCACGGTGGAACGAAGACGCATGAAGGGCACTCCTTGTGCGGGAGATGAATCGGAACCGGCCCAAGTCTGCGGCGCTGACCTGCGGTTACTGTCAGACGTGGGGTTCCGTCACCCGGACGGGAACTGCCGAATCGGTTCTGCCCACGGCCATGTGGGTCATGTACCGCGCTCGCCGAGTTGACCGCCGCCGCGGCCGTCTTCATCACCAGCCTCACCGAAACTCTGCCCGCGGGCCTGTTGCCCGCCAGCCCTGACTGCTGGTCGCCGCTGCGGCAGCCGTCCTGGCGGTGCCGGCCGGCAGCCCCGCTCTCGTCTACGTGGCGGTGGTGCTGTGGGGGCTCGGCCGGGGAGGTGCCCCCACCCTCCTGCAGACCGCGGCGGGCGAGGCGGCGGGCAACGAGGCGGATGCGGCGCAGGGCGCGCAGGCCATGCTCGTCACGCTGTGGAACGCGGCCACGGCCGGTGGCGGACTCGTGGGCGGCGTTCTGCTGGACACATTCGGATCAACGGCCTTTCCCTGGGGTGTACTTGTGCTGATGCTGCCGGTTGTGGCGGTGGTGACCGCAGCCCGCGCACACGGATTCCCGGCACGGCGCGCGAGCGCGACCCGGTGAACGTCTCGCAACCTGTCCAAGGGGCCGAACCCGAGGGAGGCATCCTGGCGGACGTGCCCCTTCGGTGCCCGCTGGGACCGGGTGTGGGGCAAGGGGTTGGTTCCTTGAGTGGTGAACCGGCCGCCGCTCTTGGCCTCTTGTGGGTTACAGCGTTTCCGGCCTTCTGATTGTGCTGGGGGGAGGGCCGCCTCCCGTGCGCATTGGGAGTGAAATAAAACAAACGGCGATCTTTGGACCATTTCAGCAGTCAATCCACAAACGCGGTCGTTTGGGTGACCCTGCCGAGCGCCAGATTCCCCCTTGTAACGTTCGAGCCGAAGGGACACGAGCATGGCTGACTGGAAGCAAGTCTCTGGTGGTCTCACGACGATCTCGGTCGGGTCCAGGACTCATGTGTGGGGCGTGAACTCTCTGGGCCAGATGTACCGGTACACCGGGCATGACACCAACCCGTGGGTCGGTATCCCCGGTAAGGCGGTGGACATCGGTGTGGCCGCCGACGGCACCGTCTGGCACGTCAACTCCGCCGGTGGGATCTACCGCTACACCGGAGACCAGGGCTCTACCGACTGGGTCGCCGTCTCCGGCGGCCTCACCCGTATCTCGGTCGGGTCCAGGACTCATGTGTGGGGCGTGAACTCTCTGGGCCAGATCTACCGGTACACCGGGCATGACACCAACCCGTGGGTCGGTATCCCCGGTAAGGCGGTGGACATCGGTGTGGCCGCCGACGGCACCGTCTACCACGTCAACTCCGCCGGTGGGATCTACCGCTACACCGGAGACCAGGGCTCTACCGACTGGGTCGCCGTCTCCGGCGGCCTCACCCGTATCTCGGTCGGGTCCAGGACTCATGTGTGGGGCGTGAACTCCCTGGACCAGATCTACCGGTACACCGGGCATGACACCAACCCGTGGGTCGGTATCCCCGGTAAGGCGGTGGACATCGGTGTGGCCGCCGACGGCACCGTCTGGCACGTCAACTCCGATGGCGCGATCTACCGCTACACGGGAGACCAACCGAGCTGACCCCGGGCAGCAACTGCGAGGGGCCCCTGCCCGGGATGGCAGAGGCCTCTCGTGGGTGAGCAATCAGCGCGGCCGGGCCGGGCCGCTGCCGCGTTGCCCGCCCTCGGCAACGGGAGCAACTGGAAGGTGCTCTGCGAGGCGTAGAGGGCATGACCGAGGAGGGCGAGCAGTCACAGTGTTCCCGCTCCGGCAACAGCTCCGAGTGCGCCCCCGCGCACAGCCGACCGCTCGGAACTCTCACTCTGCGGCGTGGCATTGACGGCCTCCTGGGCGTGTTGATCAGGAGCGTCGAGGGGGCCTCACATACTCCCGGAGGGCAGGGATACCCGCACCTCGAAACGGGCGAGTACCAACATCCGAGTGATCTCAATCGTGTTGATCATCACGCCGTGCTAACTGAACGTATGAGCTAGCGTTCCGAAAGTGATCAAGACCTCAATCCCCTCTGACCAGGCCTCTTCGACCGTCGCAGCACTGACGCAGGCGCTCTTCGGCGAACGCCTGGATCAGCTCCACGAGCCCTGGCGCAAGCTGTTCAGCACTGAGCCGTTCAGCTTCAGAGAAGGGCTGTCGCCCGATGAACGTGCCGCGCTGTCCTACGAGCGTTTACATCTGATCAACGAGGCACTCGACAGCCCCGAGGACTTCGTGGTCGATGTGGAACGACTCACGGCACTGCATGAATGGGCAGGCCCTGTGGACGCGGGATTGGGGACAGTGGCGAGTATCCACTACAACCTCTTCCTCGGCAGCCTCCTCGAAAAACACACGGCGGGCCCGAGCCGCGATCTGCGGGAGTTCGTTGAGCTGCGGCGTACAGGAACGTTTCTGTGCACGGAGGCCGGGCACGGCAACAGCGCCTCCCAACTGGAGACCACCGCCACGTACGACCGAACCGCGGGCGAGTTCGTGCTGAACACTCCCAGTGCGGCCGCCCGCAAGTTCATGCCGAACACCAGCTCCACCGGCGGTCCCAAAACCGCTGTCGTCGCCGCCCGCCTCATCACGGACGGCAAAGACCAGGGCGTCTTCCTGTTTCTTACTCCGCTCAGCGACGAGACCGGGCGACCGATGCCGGGAGTCGAGATACGCAGGCTGCCTCAGACAGCCACCGCCCCTGTCGACCACTGCATCACCTCCTTTGACAACGTCCGTCTGCCACAAGAAGCGCTTCTGCAGTCCGACCACGGACGCCTCACACCGGAAGGCGTCTTCACGAGTTCGATCGGCAGTCCCCGAAAGCGCTTCCTGCACTCCATCGGCCGCGTCACCACCGGCAAGCTCTGTATGAGCGCCTACAGCCTCGGCGTCACGCGCCACGCGCTCGCTGTGGCCGTACGGCACGCCCACACGAGGCAGACTTCCGGCGTGACAGCCGGCGGCAACGTTCCGCTGTTCGCTCACCGCAGCCACCACGCTCCGCTCGTGGACGCCATCGCCACCACCTACGCCGCGACTCTCCTGCACCGCGCCGCGGTACGGCAGTGGGCGCAGGCAACGGAGCCGGAGCGGGAGAACGCTGAGCGGTTCGCAGCCATAGCCAAGGGCTGGATCACCTGGCGGGCCCGCGCCGTCATGACCGAGTGCCGCGAACGCTGCGGTGCGCAGGGACTCTTCTTGGCCAACGGAATCGCGGGCCAGTTGGCAGCCAACGAGGGAACCATCACAGCGGAGGGTGACAACCTCGTCATCTGGGTCAAGGCCGCCGGCGAAATGCTTCTTGGACACTTCACTCCGAAGGAGCCCCATGACGCGCCGCCCGAGGCTCGCGACCTCGACGATCCGGTCTTCCTCCAAGACCTGCTGGCCGACATCGAACGCATCTGGCACCAGCGTGCACGTACGCGCCTGCGCAGCGCACCGGCCGGCAATCCCCTCAACCGATGGAACACCACCGTCACACCGGCTCTGGAACTGGTCGACGCCTACGCACACAGCCAGGCTGCTCAAGCTCTTCTGGACGCCGCCAACCAGGCTCCTCACCCCGAAGCGCAGCGCCAGCTGCGTTTGCTGCACCGCCTGTTCACCCTGCGCCGCGTGGCGGCGCACAGTGGGGACCTGCTTGCGGAGGGCTACCTGACCAGCGCTCAGGTGAGGCAGCTCCCCGACGCGGCCGAGAGTGTCGTCGTGGACCTCGCACCCGAGGCCTTGACCCTCACGAACGGATTCGCCGTAGTGGAGGACGTTCTCCTCGACCATCCCATCAACCATCCTGCTGCCTTCGATGCCATCGAAGGCGGCCTGCTGCGCCGGTGAGGGAATCGGAGTGAGATCTCCGAGCCGTGAACGCCCGGCGGCGTCGTGTCGGCAAAGGGGGTGTCACCCGGGGGACACGGTTCTAGAGTGGCGCGGTGATGACGCGGATGATCGTGCTCAACGGTGGCTCCAGCTCGGGGAAGTCCGGGATCGCCCGGTGCCTGCAGGCGGTCCTGCCGGACCCCTGGCTGGCCTTCGGGGTCGACACACTGATCCAGGCGATGCCCGCGTCCATGCAGGCGTCGGACGCGGGCATCGAGTTCGCTCCGGACGGTGAGGTGGTCGTCGGCCCCGATTTCCGTACGTTGGAGACGGCGTGGATCGAGGGTGTCGCCACGATGGCCCGGGCCGGAGCCAGGGTCATCGTCGACGAGGTCTTCCTCGGCGGGGCGGCGTCCCAGCAGCGATGGCAGAAGGCGCTCGGTGGAGTACAGGTGTTGTGGGTCGGCGTCCGGTGCGAGAGCGCGGTTGCCGCAGCCCGTGAGATCGCGCGCGGCGACCGGGTGACGGGCATGGCGGCGTCGCAGGTGGACGTGGTCCATCGGGGCGTGTTCTACGACCTGGAGGTGGACACGACGCGGAGCGAGTCCATGGAGTGCGCGCGGATCATCGCCGATCGCGTCGAGTGATCCGTTGGGTTGCAGTGGCCGCTTCCGGCCGCAGCACTACACGTCGCCGAGCTCCAGCTCACCGACGACCTGGTCCCCGCTCATCTCCCCGGTCAGCCGGAAACCGAGCTTCAGATAGAACTTCTCGGGCCCGTGCGACCCGGGAACCCAGGTCACGGTCGTGCGCGTCTGCCCGCGCCGCCGTATCTCCTCGCACACCGCCTCCACGGCGAAGCGACCGTAACCGCGACCCTGTTCATCGGCGGCGATGTTCAGCCGCCAGAGCCCGGAGCGGAGCCTGTCATCCGGCTTGTCCGGATCGAACCGGACATCGAAGAAGGCCATGACGAAACCCACGAGCCGTTCACCGTCGAAGATCAGCCGGGGCCAGGCGGCCTCGGGTGCGGCATACGCCTGAGCCAGCGACCAGGCGACCGGCTTCACGAGCCCGTCCTGGTCGGGACGTACTTTCAGCAGGCAGGCGGCCTCGACGTTGTCGGACGTGACCTTTTCGAGGCGAAGTGATGAAGACATGTCTGCAACCTACAGAGCGTGCTGAAAAACCACCGGGATCAGCCGCCGAAGCACGATGCAGGAGCGCCTTCGCCCCCGCTACGGCCATCGGGCCGCGACGGGGGCGTCTGAACGAATTCCCTTGCGGGAAACGTCAGTTGGCGGGCGCCTGGTACAGGCCTCGGCCGGCGCGGTGCGCCCGGGAGGTGCCGACGAGGCGGTCGAGGGTGCTGCGTACGGTGTTGATGCTGTTGGGGGTGAGCTCACGCCCCAGGGCCTTCGTGACCTCACGGGCACGGACAGGTGTGTCGCCGAACGTGGACAGCACCTTCATGGCCATCTCGGTGAGGCTGCCGCTGTCGTCGACGGCAGGCGCGGCAGGCGCGGCAGGCGCTGCCTTCTTCGGTGCCCTGGCCTTTGCGGGCTTGGCGTCCTTCGCGGGCGCGGTGGCCTTTGCGGGCTTGGCGGCCTTGGTGGCGACGGCCTTCTTGGCCGGCTCGCGCTCGCTCTTCGGCTTGGCGGGAGCCTGCTTGCGGCCCTTGGGTGCAGAAGTCTTCCGGGCGGTGCGGCGTGCGGGGGCGGCCGCTGTCGGCTCCTGCGAGACCTCCGCCGGGGTGGCGGAGTCAATGGAATACTGAGCCTGCTGCGGAATCTTGGGAGCGGCAACGCTCTCGGTCTCCGCCTCGGCCTTGACGTCCTCGGCTTCCGCCTTGACGTCCTCTGCCTCGACCTCCTGCGCCTCCGTGTTCGAGGGGGAGACAGGGGAGGTGGACAGCGAGCGCAGGGCCGTCAGTGCGGTCCGCACCGATTCCAGACGCTCGGTGACGGTCGCGAGCTCCTTTTCCAGGGTTTGCTGGTGCTGTTCCAGACGTGGAAGTTCCGCCTGCAACAAGGTAGTTGTGGCGTCGATGGTGTCGAGTGTGTTGGTCTCGGAGGTCATGTTGTCGCCCTTCTCTAGCGGCCGACCGATGGTGACCGATGTGTTGCAGCGTACGGGGCGTTGTGTTGTGGCCGGAAATCGACCTTCGGTGCGAACTGTCAAGGGCCACCTTCAGCACTGACTGCCAGTCTCCTGAAACTCCCTGCCGCGTGTACTGGAGACGGACTGATCGGCACTCGTTTGGCCGCACATGCTTCACTGGGGCCGGCCCGCTCCAGCCCCCACCTCCAGCTCCCTTCCGCCCCCGGTCACCTGCCGTCAGCCGTCGCCGGACACATCGTCGCCGCGCGAGGCGGCCTCAACCATGCGAGCCGTAGTGCTGGCACCGTCGAGCGCCTCGCGGACGATGTCCGCGTGCCCACTGTGGTGCGCGATCTCCCGGAAAACATGCAACAGTACGTGGCGGACGGTCCAGGTGATCGGTTCCGGCGGCGACCACGGGTACTGCGGGAGAGTCACGAGGCGGTCGAGGTCGGGCTCCTGCCGGACCGTGCGATCGAACTCCGCTGCCGCCGCGTGGAAGGCGTCGAGCAGCCCGGCCAGGGTCTCGCCCTTGGTCATCCGGGTGCCGTCGGGGTCGAGATCGGCCCAGTCGACCTTGCCCGGCGCCGTACCGTCGACCACCGCGAGCCACGTCCGTTGTACTTCGCCGAGATGCTTGAGCAGGCCGCCGAGCGTCAGCTCGCTGACGGTGGTGGCGATGCTTGCCTGCTCATCGCCGACGCCCGCGACGGTATAGAGAAAGTTGGTGCGCTGATCGGCAACGAGCGCGAGCAGATCCTCGCGCTCACCGCCCTGCGCGTCGTCGGTATGTATCGTTCCCATGCGGCATTCCCCAACGGTCGGGTCCTGGGACGCCCACACTAGGACTTCACGACGGGACAGACAGCGGAACAGGGCTCAGGGTTGCGACCAGCCGGGATAGAGCAGATTGACACGAACGTGGTTGTCGA
This region includes:
- a CDS encoding acyl-CoA dehydrogenase family protein — translated: MIKTSIPSDQASSTVAALTQALFGERLDQLHEPWRKLFSTEPFSFREGLSPDERAALSYERLHLINEALDSPEDFVVDVERLTALHEWAGPVDAGLGTVASIHYNLFLGSLLEKHTAGPSRDLREFVELRRTGTFLCTEAGHGNSASQLETTATYDRTAGEFVLNTPSAAARKFMPNTSSTGGPKTAVVAARLITDGKDQGVFLFLTPLSDETGRPMPGVEIRRLPQTATAPVDHCITSFDNVRLPQEALLQSDHGRLTPEGVFTSSIGSPRKRFLHSIGRVTTGKLCMSAYSLGVTRHALAVAVRHAHTRQTSGVTAGGNVPLFAHRSHHAPLVDAIATTYAATLLHRAAVRQWAQATEPERENAERFAAIAKGWITWRARAVMTECRERCGAQGLFLANGIAGQLAANEGTITAEGDNLVIWVKAAGEMLLGHFTPKEPHDAPPEARDLDDPVFLQDLLADIERIWHQRARTRLRSAPAGNPLNRWNTTVTPALELVDAYAHSQAAQALLDAANQAPHPEAQRQLRLLHRLFTLRRVAAHSGDLLAEGYLTSAQVRQLPDAAESVVVDLAPEALTLTNGFAVVEDVLLDHPINHPAAFDAIEGGLLRR
- the cpt gene encoding chloramphenicol phosphotransferase CPT; this translates as MIVLNGGSSSGKSGIARCLQAVLPDPWLAFGVDTLIQAMPASMQASDAGIEFAPDGEVVVGPDFRTLETAWIEGVATMARAGARVIVDEVFLGGAASQQRWQKALGGVQVLWVGVRCESAVAAAREIARGDRVTGMAASQVDVVHRGVFYDLEVDTTRSESMECARIIADRVE
- a CDS encoding GNAT family N-acetyltransferase, whose product is MSSSLRLEKVTSDNVEAACLLKVRPDQDGLVKPVAWSLAQAYAAPEAAWPRLIFDGERLVGFVMAFFDVRFDPDKPDDRLRSGLWRLNIAADEQGRGYGRFAVEAVCEEIRRRGQTRTTVTWVPGSHGPEKFYLKLGFRLTGEMSGDQVVGELELGDV
- a CDS encoding DinB family protein codes for the protein MGTIHTDDAQGGEREDLLALVADQRTNFLYTVAGVGDEQASIATTVSELTLGGLLKHLGEVQRTWLAVVDGTAPGKVDWADLDPDGTRMTKGETLAGLLDAFHAAAAEFDRTVRQEPDLDRLVTLPQYPWSPPEPITWTVRHVLLHVFREIAHHSGHADIVREALDGASTTARMVEAASRGDDVSGDG